Proteins from a genomic interval of Clostridium sp. M62/1:
- a CDS encoding peptidoglycan D,D-transpeptidase FtsI family protein — protein sequence MTFRAEEYSAMAEDLHQRERSIKAARGRILDRNGTVIADNRTVCTVSVVHNQITEPERTAEVLSRELSIPLEDVKKKVEKYTAREIIKTNVDKEIGDRIREMALPGVKVDEDYKRYYPYDSLASRVLGFTGGDNQGIIGLEVQYESWLKGENGLILTLADAAGVEIENAAEDRIEPIPGHDLTVSLDVNIQKYAEQAAYQVMEKKSANSVSVIVMNPKNGEILAMVNVPEFNLNEPFTLTAGMEAEHKEEGQTVWLPAAAEVQGEEKADESPEADGGDDEAKKKQDLLNQMWRNKCINDTYEPGSTFKIITAAAGLEAGVVDLDDTFSCPGFRIVEDRKIRCHKVGGHGGETFLQGMMNSCNPVLIDVGQRLGVDNYYRYFEQFGLMGKTGVDLPGEAATIMHRKENMGAVELATVSFGQSFQITPLQLITTASSIINGGNRVTPHFALRAENPSTGIVHEFEYKEKGRILSEETSAAMRYILEQVVAEGSGKNAKIEGYRIGGKTATSEKLPRSRKKYISSFLGFAPADDPQVIALITIDEPEGVYYGGTIAAPVVGDIFENILPYLGIPRAEEESTNS from the coding sequence ATGACCTTTCGGGCAGAGGAGTACAGCGCCATGGCAGAGGATCTCCACCAGAGGGAGCGGTCAATCAAGGCTGCCAGAGGGAGAATTCTGGACAGAAACGGAACGGTCATTGCCGACAACAGGACAGTATGTACCGTTTCTGTGGTGCACAATCAGATAACAGAGCCGGAGCGGACGGCGGAGGTTCTGAGCCGGGAACTGTCCATCCCCCTTGAGGATGTGAAAAAGAAGGTGGAGAAATACACGGCCAGGGAAATCATAAAGACGAATGTGGACAAGGAAATCGGGGACAGGATCCGGGAAATGGCTCTTCCGGGCGTCAAGGTGGATGAGGACTACAAGCGGTATTACCCCTATGACAGCCTGGCATCCAGGGTGCTTGGTTTTACAGGCGGGGACAATCAGGGGATCATAGGACTGGAGGTGCAGTATGAATCCTGGCTCAAGGGAGAGAACGGCTTGATCCTGACACTGGCGGATGCGGCCGGGGTGGAGATTGAGAACGCAGCCGAGGATCGCATAGAGCCGATACCGGGACATGATCTGACGGTAAGCCTGGACGTGAATATCCAGAAGTATGCGGAACAGGCCGCCTACCAGGTGATGGAGAAAAAATCGGCAAACAGTGTTTCTGTCATTGTCATGAATCCGAAAAACGGGGAGATTCTCGCTATGGTGAATGTGCCGGAGTTTAACCTGAATGAGCCATTTACCCTGACTGCGGGGATGGAGGCTGAGCATAAGGAGGAGGGACAGACTGTATGGCTGCCTGCGGCTGCCGAAGTCCAGGGGGAGGAAAAAGCAGATGAGTCCCCGGAAGCGGACGGCGGCGACGATGAGGCGAAAAAGAAACAGGATCTCCTGAACCAAATGTGGAGAAACAAGTGCATTAACGATACCTATGAGCCCGGCTCTACCTTTAAGATTATCACAGCCGCCGCAGGGCTGGAGGCAGGCGTGGTGGATCTGGACGACACCTTTTCCTGCCCTGGTTTTCGGATTGTGGAGGATCGGAAGATCCGCTGCCACAAGGTCGGCGGCCATGGAGGTGAAACCTTCCTTCAGGGTATGATGAATTCCTGCAATCCGGTGCTCATCGATGTGGGACAGAGGCTGGGGGTGGACAATTATTACAGGTACTTTGAACAGTTCGGTCTGATGGGAAAGACAGGGGTGGATCTGCCCGGGGAGGCGGCCACGATCATGCACCGGAAGGAAAATATGGGGGCTGTGGAGCTGGCCACTGTTTCTTTTGGGCAGTCCTTCCAGATTACCCCCCTTCAGCTCATCACCACAGCTTCCTCCATCATTAATGGAGGAAACAGGGTGACACCGCATTTTGCCCTGCGGGCTGAAAATCCGTCTACCGGTATTGTCCATGAATTTGAGTACAAAGAAAAGGGAAGAATTCTCTCAGAGGAAACAAGCGCCGCCATGCGCTATATTTTAGAGCAGGTGGTGGCAGAGGGGAGCGGAAAAAACGCGAAGATAGAGGGCTACCGCATCGGCGGAAAGACGGCCACCTCGGAAAAGCTGCCCAGAAGCAGAAAAAAGTATATTTCCTCCTTTCTGGGCTTTGCCCCGGCGGATGATCCGCAGGTGATTGCCCTTATCACTATCGACGAGCCGGAGGGAGTCTATTATGGAGGAACCATAGCAGCCCCGGTGGTGGGAGATATTTTTGAAAACATCCTGCCGTATCTGGGAATTCCAAGGGCAGAGGAGGAGTCAACTAACAGTTGA